The following proteins are encoded in a genomic region of Cyclonatronum proteinivorum:
- a CDS encoding Ppx/GppA phosphatase family protein, with the protein MPTKRIAAIDLGTNSFHAVIVDIQSDGRYTPIDSLKEMIRLGRNGVGKKMTKEDMALGLEALRKIKTLCDHRNVERIMAYATSAIREAPNGGDFVQLVIDELGIKIHPIPGYKEAELIGLAVQHGMTLGEKTSLVMDIGGGSTEFVILNQQEIRYMVSRKIGVSRMTSDFVKSDPVKKKEISDMEKHYRKELSMLTGPVESNKPQLLIGSSGTMQNIAAMIAARQNLDVSLTLNEFEYSKSEFEAFYSWFMTLDRKQRLKVTGLDEKRVDFILPGLVLVKFVLEKFGISRVKTSIQAMREGIIIDFIRHEMKALKMLDKYPEPRRRSVHELLKKYRWAKKHSQHVANLALKLFDDLQTWHKLPYRDRELLEYAALMHDIGYYISSRKHHKHTLYIVLNSNLKGFTQDEIEVMAHVARYHRRSVPKQSHELYAALKPAQRQKIKALAGFLRVADGLDRSHYQNVITFETEVKEVVSLLLTTIADPQLEVWGAGRKSELLAELMGRPIEIRAKR; encoded by the coding sequence ATGCCTACCAAAAGAATAGCTGCAATCGATCTTGGTACCAATTCATTTCACGCGGTAATTGTTGATATACAGTCAGACGGACGCTATACGCCTATTGACTCGCTCAAAGAAATGATCCGGTTAGGCCGGAACGGGGTCGGTAAAAAAATGACCAAAGAGGACATGGCGCTTGGCCTGGAAGCCCTGCGCAAGATTAAAACGCTGTGCGATCACCGAAATGTGGAGCGCATTATGGCATACGCGACATCCGCTATCCGTGAAGCACCCAACGGCGGTGATTTTGTGCAGCTGGTGATTGATGAGCTGGGGATTAAAATTCACCCTATTCCCGGCTATAAAGAAGCGGAGCTGATTGGCCTTGCGGTACAGCACGGGATGACATTGGGCGAAAAGACGTCCCTGGTGATGGATATTGGCGGGGGAAGTACGGAGTTTGTGATTCTGAATCAGCAAGAGATCCGGTACATGGTCAGCCGCAAAATTGGGGTTAGCCGGATGACTTCTGACTTTGTGAAGTCCGATCCGGTGAAGAAGAAAGAAATTTCGGACATGGAAAAGCATTACCGCAAAGAGCTGAGCATGCTTACCGGGCCGGTTGAGTCGAATAAACCGCAGCTGCTGATTGGCTCATCGGGCACCATGCAGAATATCGCGGCAATGATTGCGGCGCGTCAGAACCTGGATGTCAGTCTCACCCTGAATGAGTTTGAATACAGCAAAAGCGAGTTTGAGGCCTTCTACAGCTGGTTCATGACGCTTGACCGTAAACAGCGGCTCAAGGTTACAGGCCTTGATGAAAAGCGGGTTGACTTCATTCTGCCCGGTCTGGTACTGGTGAAGTTTGTGCTTGAAAAATTTGGGATAAGCCGCGTGAAAACATCTATTCAGGCCATGCGCGAGGGCATTATCATCGACTTCATCCGCCATGAAATGAAGGCGCTGAAAATGCTCGATAAATATCCGGAGCCACGCCGGCGTTCGGTACACGAGCTGCTCAAAAAATACAGATGGGCAAAAAAGCACTCGCAGCACGTGGCCAATCTGGCGCTCAAGCTGTTTGATGACCTGCAGACCTGGCACAAGCTGCCGTACCGCGATCGCGAGCTGCTCGAATATGCCGCGCTTATGCATGATATCGGCTATTATATCTCGAGCCGGAAACATCACAAACACACCCTGTATATTGTGCTAAATTCAAACCTGAAGGGCTTCACACAGGATGAAATTGAGGTGATGGCGCACGTGGCCCGCTATCACAGGCGTTCGGTGCCCAAGCAATCGCATGAGCTGTATGCGGCGCTGAAGCCGGCGCAGCGGCAAAAGATTAAGGCACTTGCCGGATTTTTAAGAGTGGCTGACGGACTTGACCGGAGCCATTATCAGAATGTGATCACCTTTGAAACGGAAGTAAAAGAGGTTGTCAGCCTGTTGCTGACAACCATTGCTGATCCGCAGCTCGAGGTATGGGGGGCGGGCCGCAAAAGTGAGCTGCTCGCCGAGCTGATGGGCCGGCCCATCGAAATCAGGGCGAAACGCTAA
- a CDS encoding bifunctional GNAT family N-acetyltransferase/carbon-nitrogen hydrolase family protein, with amino-acid sequence MKLNPDNFDNIEVRPLTIADYESLLKLQRRCFKDMDPTSRAEFESQLYQFQEGQLGVFLNDELVGSASSLVLDLDEYSVNHTWSEIADDGFIRNHDEEGDTLYGIEVMVDPAHRGMKIGRRLYEARKELCIKLNLKRILVGGRLPNYHKHQDDMRVSEYVNAVMDKQLEDPVLTFQLKNGFTVKRIIKNYLPDDHESAHYATLMEWVNLDYEHTAPKQKISSSPTRICCVQYKMRKIASFDDFAQQIEYFVDVASEYKADFVLFPELLTTQLLSFVGEKRPGAAARELSKFTDQYVELFNEMAIRYNVNIIGGSHFTLENDRVYNVSYLFHRDGKIDSQYKIHVTPSERQWWGVQPGSEPKVFDTDRGRVAINICYDVEFPELARYAVDNGAQILFVPYCTDERHGFTRVRITSQARAIENQIYVAIAGTVGNIPSVPNMDIQYAQSAIFTPSDFSFSRDGIVAISEENTEMVVIADVDLEVLRRTRYNGTVTPLKDRRRDLYEIKFNHISDDEVILEMEEESLTEPEDLE; translated from the coding sequence ATGAAACTCAATCCAGATAATTTCGACAATATTGAAGTCCGTCCGCTCACCATTGCAGACTATGAATCCCTCCTCAAACTGCAGCGCCGGTGTTTTAAGGATATGGATCCGACTTCCAGAGCTGAGTTTGAGAGTCAGCTGTATCAGTTTCAGGAAGGACAGCTCGGCGTTTTTCTGAATGATGAGCTTGTTGGCTCCGCGAGCTCACTCGTGCTCGACCTCGATGAATATTCGGTCAACCACACCTGGAGCGAAATTGCCGACGACGGCTTTATCCGCAACCATGATGAAGAAGGCGACACCCTGTACGGCATCGAAGTGATGGTTGATCCCGCGCACCGGGGCATGAAAATCGGGCGCAGGCTCTACGAAGCGCGCAAGGAACTGTGCATCAAACTTAACCTCAAGCGCATCTTAGTGGGCGGACGCCTGCCCAACTACCACAAGCATCAGGATGATATGCGGGTTTCCGAGTATGTAAACGCGGTGATGGATAAACAGCTCGAAGACCCCGTGCTCACCTTTCAGCTCAAAAACGGCTTCACGGTTAAGCGTATCATCAAAAACTACCTGCCCGACGACCACGAATCCGCACACTATGCTACCCTGATGGAGTGGGTGAACCTCGATTACGAGCACACCGCGCCGAAGCAAAAAATTTCGTCTTCGCCCACCCGCATTTGCTGCGTACAGTACAAAATGCGCAAAATTGCCAGCTTCGACGATTTCGCGCAGCAGATCGAGTATTTCGTGGACGTAGCCTCCGAGTACAAAGCCGATTTCGTGCTTTTCCCCGAATTGCTGACCACACAGCTTCTGAGCTTCGTGGGAGAAAAGCGACCCGGTGCTGCAGCCCGTGAGCTATCCAAATTTACGGATCAGTACGTCGAGCTCTTTAACGAAATGGCCATCCGCTACAATGTAAACATCATCGGCGGCTCGCATTTTACCCTGGAAAACGACCGGGTTTACAACGTTTCCTACCTCTTCCACCGGGACGGAAAAATTGATTCACAGTACAAAATCCACGTGACGCCCTCCGAGCGGCAATGGTGGGGCGTACAGCCGGGGTCCGAGCCCAAAGTCTTCGACACCGACCGCGGCCGCGTAGCCATCAACATCTGTTATGATGTGGAATTTCCCGAGCTTGCCCGCTATGCTGTGGATAACGGCGCGCAAATTCTGTTTGTCCCCTACTGCACCGACGAGCGGCACGGCTTCACCCGTGTGCGCATCACTTCGCAGGCCCGGGCCATTGAAAATCAGATTTATGTGGCCATAGCCGGCACTGTGGGCAACATTCCCTCCGTGCCTAACATGGACATTCAGTATGCGCAGTCGGCCATCTTCACCCCGTCCGACTTCTCCTTTTCGCGCGACGGTATCGTGGCGATCTCCGAAGAAAACACCGAGATGGTCGTAATTGCCGATGTCGATCTCGAAGTCCTCCGCCGCACCCGCTACAACGGCACCGTGACGCCCCTCAAAGACCGCCGCCGCGACCTCTACGAAATCAAATTCAACCACATCAGCGATGATGAAGTGATTCTCGAGATGGAAGAAGAAAGCCTGACTGAGCCGGAAGATCTCGAGTAA